In Rhodothermales bacterium, a genomic segment contains:
- the porU gene encoding type IX secretion system sortase PorU, with amino-acid sequence MSHLGRALVLAVGLWMTVPSLHAQVLDTRVLSDDGTTVRIAFDVDWPTSLQSAVDSVGFVAWSPIEVESFSAGMEVVSAEVALSGLERPSVRIVQRDFETVTVRNPGDAEDAENAEVWMGDPGYNRTRPVVHVFARMVHMDASTGVLLRMRRLVVDVDRPEPVDGILGKAGGNRGMDRGIPQSVLSDGTLFRLPVTEPGVFAVDRALIAALGLNPDTIDPAAVRILGNGGAPLPALNSAPRPQDVLEQAALRTGAGDGRFDAGDRVVFWAKGPRGWTWGANGFEHYVHPFSNENVYFLKVDVSAGPLAETVAFPDLTGVAVLNSVPERYVLDVEEFNWSREHGSGHDWMSNTLRSGGSRTFLSGVELPGLEAGPVDFHARVAIASNPRATVAFESDGQILAQRTAPAPTLNGAEFPSAIPAELMFSKSMVAGEPLNLTMRLLEQVNDPQAALDWVRVTYSRTLTARNGVLAFTTPPDANGPVEFVLGGFASRPLVLDVTGGRASVFHEVSSAGSAWRLQLSAAQLETGPREFVAFLPSAAQTLTASLFRDVENQNLRATIGLPHFIVVAPEAFLDAANRLADHRRAEGMRVAVVTPTAIYNEFSGGVTDVRAVRDLFKFVYDQASTDADRLKYVLLFGDGHFDYRGLSGFQGALSNHILPYETEETLNTDASYTSDDYFGLLDDNEGVWRYTGLTGTTFERVDIGIGRLPVQTEAEAQTAVDKILAYDAQASLGSWRSMYTVMADDGPTGLSGQQNDDDLHMANIDQVARLLEESLFPRINVEKIYAESFERVFQNGFRIPGARQEVLGALDRGTLVFNYSGHGGPNGLAQESVFTKEDAGSLANGDHMSIFITATCSFGWWDLEDTQSGAEVLLANPNGGAVAVFTIVRLAYTSGSQTTLNAGLNRAFNIEMFSMDDDGEPRRLGDILRETKNTGVGLEGNSRKFGLLGDPTIRLGIPRNDVAVERLNGVDLTSGTGQMKALDRTLIEGHVRRPDGSVRTDFNGTVALTVFDAEREVPIIRRRFMPTPYYTTREDLIWRGEVEAVAGAFSAEFVVPKDISYSNEPGRISAYASDALEDALGYSQQFVVGGTAANPPNDVEGPEIRLFLNDTTFVDGGSVAPDPTLIVRLYDESGVNTVGTGVGHEMLLVVDADQSGAVDIASAFQADRNSFQRGEVQWPLEDLDPGPHTLQVRAWDVLNNSRTEEMSFSIANDEVLSVVDVYNYPNPMNRETRFVFEHNQPTGTPASVDVRIFTLNGRLIRTIPSEEALPGGVLGSGPVQIHWDGRDADFDRPATGVYLYHIRVETRKADGTRQVSEHIEKLAIIR; translated from the coding sequence TTGTCACATCTCGGTCGTGCCCTTGTCCTCGCCGTCGGTCTGTGGATGACGGTTCCGTCCCTGCATGCGCAGGTCCTGGATACCCGGGTACTCTCGGATGATGGAACGACGGTCCGGATTGCGTTCGACGTGGATTGGCCAACGTCCCTGCAGTCGGCCGTGGATTCCGTGGGGTTCGTGGCGTGGTCACCCATTGAAGTGGAGTCGTTTTCGGCCGGGATGGAGGTGGTATCCGCGGAAGTGGCGTTGAGCGGGCTGGAGCGGCCTTCGGTACGTATTGTCCAGCGCGATTTCGAGACGGTCACGGTCCGGAATCCGGGGGATGCGGAAGATGCGGAAAATGCTGAAGTCTGGATGGGCGATCCGGGATACAACCGGACCCGCCCGGTGGTGCATGTGTTTGCGCGGATGGTGCACATGGATGCGTCGACCGGGGTGCTGCTTCGGATGCGTCGCCTGGTTGTGGACGTCGACCGGCCGGAGCCGGTGGATGGCATCCTGGGCAAAGCGGGTGGGAATCGCGGTATGGACCGCGGCATTCCGCAGAGTGTCTTGTCCGATGGTACGTTGTTCCGCCTGCCCGTGACCGAACCGGGCGTGTTCGCCGTGGACCGGGCCCTGATTGCGGCCCTCGGTTTGAATCCGGACACCATCGATCCGGCGGCGGTACGGATACTGGGCAACGGGGGGGCACCCCTGCCGGCCCTGAATTCAGCGCCAAGGCCCCAGGATGTCCTGGAACAGGCGGCCCTCCGGACGGGTGCCGGGGATGGCCGCTTCGATGCGGGTGACCGGGTCGTTTTCTGGGCCAAAGGTCCGCGAGGGTGGACCTGGGGGGCAAACGGCTTCGAACATTATGTGCATCCGTTCTCGAACGAGAATGTGTATTTCCTGAAGGTGGATGTGTCGGCCGGTCCGCTGGCCGAAACCGTCGCCTTTCCCGATTTGACAGGGGTAGCTGTCCTGAATTCGGTTCCGGAGCGGTATGTCCTGGACGTGGAGGAGTTCAATTGGTCGCGCGAGCACGGATCGGGGCACGACTGGATGTCGAATACGCTTCGTTCGGGCGGCAGCAGGACGTTCCTGTCCGGTGTTGAGCTGCCGGGGTTGGAGGCCGGCCCCGTGGATTTCCACGCCCGGGTGGCCATTGCCTCCAACCCGCGTGCCACCGTGGCGTTCGAGTCCGATGGACAGATCCTTGCGCAACGGACGGCCCCGGCACCGACCCTGAACGGAGCGGAATTCCCGTCCGCGATTCCGGCGGAGCTGATGTTCAGCAAATCCATGGTGGCGGGCGAGCCACTCAATCTGACCATGCGGTTGCTGGAGCAGGTGAACGATCCACAGGCGGCCCTCGATTGGGTCCGCGTGACGTATTCACGCACACTCACGGCCCGGAACGGCGTACTGGCGTTCACGACGCCCCCGGATGCGAACGGGCCGGTCGAGTTCGTGCTGGGCGGTTTTGCCTCGCGCCCGCTGGTTCTTGACGTGACCGGGGGAAGGGCTTCGGTCTTCCACGAGGTGTCATCGGCCGGTTCGGCATGGCGCCTGCAGTTGTCGGCCGCGCAGTTGGAGACAGGACCACGGGAGTTCGTGGCCTTCCTGCCGAGTGCGGCGCAGACCCTGACGGCGTCCCTGTTCCGCGACGTCGAAAACCAGAACCTGCGGGCCACCATCGGACTGCCCCATTTCATTGTGGTGGCGCCCGAAGCCTTCCTGGACGCCGCGAACCGGCTGGCGGATCACCGGCGGGCAGAGGGCATGCGCGTGGCCGTGGTTACACCCACCGCCATCTACAACGAGTTTTCCGGGGGCGTGACCGATGTGCGCGCCGTGCGGGACCTGTTCAAGTTCGTGTACGACCAGGCATCGACCGACGCGGACCGGCTGAAGTATGTGCTGCTGTTCGGCGACGGGCATTTCGACTACCGGGGTCTGTCCGGATTCCAGGGCGCGCTGTCGAATCACATCCTGCCTTACGAGACAGAGGAAACGCTGAATACCGATGCATCCTACACGTCGGACGACTATTTCGGCCTGTTGGATGACAACGAAGGCGTCTGGCGCTATACCGGTCTGACGGGCACGACATTCGAGCGGGTGGATATCGGAATCGGTCGGTTGCCCGTGCAGACGGAGGCGGAGGCCCAGACGGCCGTGGACAAGATCCTGGCCTACGACGCGCAGGCGTCCCTGGGCTCCTGGCGGTCCATGTACACCGTCATGGCGGACGACGGACCCACCGGCCTTTCCGGTCAGCAGAACGACGACGATCTGCACATGGCCAACATCGACCAGGTGGCCCGGCTGCTCGAGGAATCCCTGTTCCCACGCATCAATGTGGAGAAGATCTACGCGGAGAGCTTCGAACGGGTGTTCCAGAATGGATTCCGGATTCCGGGCGCGCGTCAGGAGGTGCTGGGTGCGTTGGACCGGGGCACGCTCGTGTTCAATTACTCGGGACATGGCGGCCCGAACGGGCTGGCCCAGGAATCCGTTTTCACGAAGGAGGATGCCGGATCGCTGGCGAACGGGGACCACATGTCCATATTCATCACGGCCACCTGCTCCTTCGGATGGTGGGACCTGGAGGACACGCAGAGTGGTGCAGAAGTCCTGCTGGCCAACCCGAACGGGGGAGCCGTCGCGGTCTTTACCATCGTGCGCCTGGCTTACACGTCGGGCAGTCAGACCACGCTGAATGCGGGGCTGAACCGGGCATTCAACATCGAGATGTTCTCCATGGATGACGATGGTGAGCCCCGGCGTCTGGGGGACATCCTGCGCGAGACGAAGAACACGGGGGTGGGCCTGGAAGGCAACAGCCGCAAATTCGGGCTGCTGGGTGATCCGACCATCCGTCTCGGCATTCCCCGGAACGACGTGGCGGTGGAACGCCTGAACGGCGTGGATCTGACATCCGGGACGGGACAGATGAAGGCGTTGGACCGGACCCTCATTGAGGGGCATGTCCGCCGCCCCGACGGATCCGTTCGCACGGATTTCAACGGCACGGTGGCACTGACGGTGTTCGATGCCGAACGAGAGGTGCCCATCATCCGTCGGCGATTCATGCCGACTCCCTACTATACGACCCGGGAAGACCTGATCTGGCGCGGGGAGGTGGAGGCGGTGGCCGGCGCGTTCAGTGCCGAGTTCGTGGTGCCCAAGGATATTTCCTATTCCAACGAGCCGGGGCGTATTTCCGCCTATGCTTCCGACGCCCTTGAGGACGCCCTGGGCTATTCCCAGCAATTCGTGGTGGGCGGCACGGCGGCGAATCCGCCGAACGACGTCGAGGGGCCTGAAATCCGGCTGTTCCTGAACGACACGACGTTCGTGGATGGCGGATCGGTGGCTCCCGACCCCACACTCATTGTCCGGCTTTACGACGAAAGCGGAGTGAACACCGTGGGCACCGGCGTGGGACATGAAATGTTACTTGTGGTAGATGCGGACCAATCCGGCGCCGTGGATATTGCCTCGGCCTTCCAGGCAGATCGCAATTCGTTCCAGCGCGGCGAGGTGCAGTGGCCCCTGGAAGACCTGGATCCCGGCCCGCACACGCTGCAGGTCCGGGCCTGGGATGTGCTCAACAATTCGAGAACGGAAGAAATGTCGTTCTCGATCGCAAACGATGAGGTATTGAGCGTAGTTGATGTGTATAACTACCCCAACCCCATGAACCGGGAAACCCGGTTCGTGTTTGAACATAATCAGCCGACCGGGACTCCGGCGAGTGTGGACGTACGAATTTTCACGCTCAACGGTCGTCTCATCCGGACCATACCTTCGGAAGAGGCGTTGCCAGGGGGTGTACTGGGAAGCGGTCCTGTCCAGATCCATTGGGATGGACGGGATGCCGACTTCGACCGACCGGCAACGGGCGTCTACCTGTACCACATCCGCGTGGAAACACGGAAAGCGGACGGAACCCGACAGGTGAGCGAACACATTGAGAAACTGGCCATTATCCGATAG
- the porV gene encoding type IX secretion system outer membrane channel protein PorV yields the protein MSGIIRKGVLLLVTSLVFLLPQASFGQAGTSAVVFLKIEPDSRAAGMGNAGVALADNASAIFWNPAGLAFQEGTEASITHSNWLPEFNAGLFYEYLVAKHRVPGWGTFGAHLTYLFLGENDGRDEQNNPTGTFRSYDLATGLSYGVKLNERFGVGSSLRFIYSNLAPGQTVGAQQTKAGISTAFDLAALYRSRPFSMGGEMKGTLSLGANLANMGPKIQYSDNAQADPIPTNLRIGYAFRMDFDEFNSLTLVTDFNKDLISYSGEGEDREADPFYKAIFSSWSSVSVQTNPLSEDDAEFKTLSVLDQMTIGTGLEYWYNNQFALRSGYFYENPDNGNRQFLTLGAGVRVNVIGVDFSYIYALEEDSPLSNTMRFSLLVNFAK from the coding sequence ATGTCGGGTATCATTCGGAAAGGAGTCCTTCTTCTGGTCACTTCCTTGGTCTTCCTGCTTCCGCAGGCTTCATTCGGGCAGGCCGGTACGTCGGCGGTCGTTTTCCTCAAAATCGAGCCGGACAGCCGGGCCGCGGGAATGGGCAACGCCGGTGTCGCCCTGGCCGACAACGCCAGTGCCATATTCTGGAATCCGGCCGGTCTGGCCTTCCAGGAAGGCACCGAAGCCTCCATCACGCACTCCAACTGGCTCCCGGAATTCAACGCGGGCCTGTTCTACGAGTATCTCGTGGCCAAACACCGCGTCCCCGGCTGGGGTACGTTCGGTGCACATTTGACCTACCTGTTCCTCGGTGAGAACGATGGTCGTGACGAGCAGAACAACCCGACGGGCACGTTCCGTTCCTACGACCTGGCCACGGGTCTGTCGTACGGCGTGAAGCTGAACGAGCGGTTCGGCGTTGGATCGAGCCTTCGCTTCATCTATTCCAACCTGGCCCCCGGACAGACGGTGGGCGCACAGCAGACCAAGGCCGGTATTTCCACGGCGTTCGACCTGGCCGCCCTGTACCGCAGTCGTCCGTTCTCCATGGGCGGGGAAATGAAGGGTACCCTTTCGTTGGGCGCCAACCTGGCTAACATGGGCCCGAAAATCCAGTACTCGGACAACGCCCAGGCCGATCCCATCCCGACCAATCTCCGCATTGGCTATGCCTTCCGGATGGATTTCGACGAGTTCAACTCGCTCACGCTGGTTACGGATTTCAACAAGGACCTCATCAGCTATTCCGGTGAAGGAGAAGACCGCGAGGCCGATCCGTTCTACAAGGCCATTTTCTCGTCCTGGTCGTCGGTAAGCGTCCAGACGAATCCGCTTTCCGAGGATGACGCCGAGTTCAAGACGCTTTCGGTGCTCGACCAGATGACCATCGGAACCGGCCTCGAGTACTGGTACAACAACCAGTTCGCGCTTCGGTCCGGTTACTTCTACGAGAACCCGGACAATGGAAACCGCCAGTTCCTGACGCTCGGCGCCGGTGTCCGCGTCAACGTGATTGGAGTCGACTTCTCGTATATTTATGCGCTCGAAGAAGATTCCCCGTTGTCCAACACCATGCGGTTCTCCCTCCTTGTCAATTTTGCCAAATAG
- a CDS encoding T9SS type A sorting domain-containing protein, whose translation MSILPNRASRSFVLLSGLPAFLVLAFVPLLASAQEVYDVVALRVEFQADTTRFTTGDGTFGGNLFGEAAPPKVDPLPHDAGYFAAHLTFLENYVRRVSDGKAEVRTHLLPDIVRVSGKMGAYSPTGFDSNSDEELEKLARLPVEAWALAEASGVALPAGLDPDRTAFLIFHAGVGRDIELVGTTLDKTPEDLPSIFFNRASFDRLGVTPPSVSGMTVENTILLPRTETRLGFDFLADEPFLIELSINGLMAASFLNFLGAPDLFNTETGDSAIGPFGVMDALGIFAFRGLFPPEPSAFTKRFLGWDTTLEAAPLTAEGQTYGLRHSGDALRNDMLRVPISDAEYFLVENRHRDPDGDGVRMTVWTHEGVKEVVFANGAEDFNDVTISGFPGGVVMDVDDFDFALPGGIDENGNALLGGALVWHVDENRLRQTLQANRVNADPDARSVDLEEADGAQDIGFSGGGGFFGPNFGLGTPFDFFFEGNPVSVRTTRGQDIRLYENRFGAGTYPDARSNAGGEARLSIEDFSVPGPDMTVRVVGVATTLASLPDQSVALDAGTGSLPPDAYFVRIGRAGTVGWLGAAKLQAGVYRLVSETGASRDVLGQPVITSAGAVAIRDGQFVRWDGTAAEPVSLGGGATAPILEVTTDIVGGPNGSWMAGVLLADGLYGRLAFRDGTHDLEPVSGRMLAIGVAPDGQRMELLADRVQVDGVDAWVLPRPVSGSAQVVFGQDADGPTAVVVDGSAMRLGAEGRVDALAVPCAADAGHLVDLDGDGWLETVVACTEWVWVFSRTGAVMDGFPVALPAAFAGGLSVWNALNDVRGGFMMRLMDGSLMAWTWDGAGSVPAGFPLSAGLVAPAAPVLLDDALYAVSGGGRVSAWRAPALAGARLTDEAGNQRGAGTDVRYHGNRRFVEADAPPAPTSPSSRLLVPDDVYNWPNPVQDGVTRLRAGVTEQADVRMQVVDLAGRIVETMDLGTLPAGGVAEVVWTPSVGSGIYMVRVEATGAAGRTDTHMYKLAIIR comes from the coding sequence TTGTCAATTTTGCCAAATAGGGCGTCTCGAAGCTTCGTTCTCCTGAGCGGGCTCCCCGCATTCCTCGTCCTGGCATTCGTCCCGCTCCTGGCTTCCGCCCAGGAGGTCTATGACGTCGTAGCCCTCCGGGTTGAGTTCCAGGCCGACACCACGCGTTTCACGACGGGGGACGGTACGTTCGGCGGGAATCTGTTCGGTGAGGCCGCGCCCCCGAAAGTCGACCCATTGCCGCATGACGCCGGGTATTTCGCGGCGCATCTGACGTTCCTGGAGAATTATGTCCGGCGCGTCTCGGACGGGAAGGCGGAGGTGCGGACGCATCTCCTCCCGGACATCGTTCGCGTATCCGGCAAAATGGGTGCGTACAGCCCCACCGGATTCGACAGCAATTCGGACGAGGAACTCGAGAAACTGGCGAGGCTGCCGGTGGAGGCCTGGGCGTTGGCCGAGGCGTCCGGAGTCGCGTTGCCGGCCGGATTGGATCCGGATCGCACCGCGTTCCTGATTTTCCACGCGGGGGTGGGTCGGGACATCGAGCTCGTGGGCACGACGCTCGACAAGACGCCGGAAGACCTGCCGTCCATTTTCTTCAACCGCGCGTCGTTTGACCGGCTGGGGGTGACGCCGCCGTCGGTCTCGGGCATGACGGTCGAGAACACGATCCTGCTGCCGCGCACGGAGACCCGGCTTGGATTCGATTTCCTGGCCGATGAGCCGTTCCTGATTGAATTGTCCATCAATGGACTCATGGCGGCGAGCTTCCTGAATTTCCTGGGTGCGCCGGACCTGTTCAATACGGAGACGGGGGATTCGGCGATCGGGCCGTTCGGGGTCATGGATGCGCTCGGGATCTTTGCGTTTCGCGGACTTTTCCCTCCCGAGCCGTCGGCCTTCACGAAGCGGTTCCTGGGATGGGATACGACACTGGAGGCGGCGCCTCTGACCGCGGAAGGGCAGACCTATGGCCTGCGCCACTCGGGGGATGCGTTGCGCAACGACATGCTTCGTGTGCCGATTTCCGATGCCGAGTACTTCCTGGTGGAAAACCGGCATCGCGATCCGGACGGCGACGGGGTCCGGATGACCGTCTGGACCCATGAGGGCGTGAAGGAGGTGGTGTTCGCGAATGGCGCAGAGGATTTCAACGACGTCACGATTTCCGGTTTTCCGGGTGGCGTCGTCATGGATGTGGATGATTTTGACTTTGCCCTGCCCGGTGGGATTGATGAAAACGGAAATGCGTTGTTGGGCGGGGCGCTGGTTTGGCACGTGGACGAGAACCGGCTGCGACAGACCCTGCAGGCGAACCGCGTGAATGCCGATCCGGACGCCCGGAGTGTGGACCTGGAAGAGGCGGATGGGGCCCAGGACATCGGTTTTTCCGGCGGTGGTGGTTTTTTTGGCCCCAATTTCGGCCTGGGGACGCCCTTCGACTTCTTTTTCGAGGGCAATCCCGTTTCGGTCCGGACCACGCGTGGCCAGGATATCCGGCTGTATGAGAATCGGTTCGGAGCAGGCACGTATCCCGACGCGCGATCGAATGCCGGAGGGGAAGCGCGGCTGTCCATTGAGGACTTTTCGGTGCCCGGGCCGGACATGACGGTTCGTGTGGTTGGTGTGGCCACGACGTTGGCGTCGCTTCCGGACCAGAGCGTCGCGCTCGACGCGGGGACAGGGAGCCTGCCGCCGGATGCGTATTTCGTCCGTATCGGTCGCGCCGGCACGGTGGGATGGTTGGGAGCCGCGAAGTTGCAGGCGGGTGTCTACCGGCTGGTTTCAGAAACCGGAGCCAGCCGGGATGTGCTCGGACAACCGGTGATCACGTCGGCGGGCGCGGTGGCCATCCGTGACGGACAATTTGTCCGCTGGGACGGCACGGCCGCGGAGCCTGTGTCGCTCGGCGGTGGCGCGACCGCACCCATCCTGGAGGTGACCACGGACATCGTAGGTGGTCCGAATGGTTCGTGGATGGCCGGTGTCCTCTTGGCCGACGGATTGTATGGTCGCCTGGCTTTCAGGGACGGGACCCATGACCTTGAGCCGGTATCCGGCCGCATGCTGGCCATCGGGGTCGCGCCCGACGGCCAGCGGATGGAATTATTGGCGGATCGTGTGCAGGTGGACGGCGTCGACGCCTGGGTGCTGCCCCGGCCGGTATCGGGCAGTGCGCAGGTGGTCTTCGGACAGGATGCGGACGGTCCGACGGCGGTGGTCGTGGATGGCTCGGCGATGCGGTTGGGGGCGGAAGGCCGCGTGGATGCCCTGGCCGTGCCCTGTGCGGCGGACGCGGGGCACCTGGTGGATCTGGACGGGGACGGCTGGTTGGAGACCGTGGTGGCCTGTACCGAATGGGTCTGGGTGTTTTCCCGGACCGGCGCAGTGATGGATGGCTTCCCGGTCGCGTTGCCTGCTGCGTTTGCCGGTGGGCTGTCGGTATGGAACGCATTGAATGATGTGCGCGGCGGATTCATGATGCGACTCATGGATGGTTCGCTCATGGCCTGGACCTGGGACGGCGCGGGTTCGGTTCCGGCGGGATTCCCGCTGTCGGCCGGTCTCGTCGCGCCGGCTGCGCCGGTGTTGCTGGACGATGCATTGTATGCCGTCTCGGGGGGCGGGCGGGTGTCCGCCTGGAGGGCGCCCGCGCTCGCGGGCGCCCGACTGACCGACGAGGCCGGCAACCAGCGCGGTGCCGGTACCGACGTCCGGTACCACGGCAACCGTCGATTCGTGGAGGCGGACGCCCCGCCCGCCCCCACATCCCCGTCGTCCCGTCTGTTGGTCCCGGATGACGTCTACAATTGGCCCAACCCCGTCCAGGACGGCGTGACGCGACTGAGGGCCGGTGTGACCGAGCAGGCCGACGTGCGCATGCAGGTGGTGGATCTGGCGGGCCGGATTGTTGAAACCATGGATCTGGGCACACTGCCGGCCGGCGGTGTGGCCGAGGTGGTCTGGACGCCGAGCGTGGGCAGCGGCATCTACATGGTCCGCGTGGAAGCGACCGGAGCCGCCGGCCGCACCGATACGCATATGTACAAACTGGCCATCATCCGATGA